The Bombus terrestris chromosome 4, iyBomTerr1.2, whole genome shotgun sequence genome has a window encoding:
- the LOC100648316 gene encoding integrator complex subunit 8, producing the protein MMDVDLLRPGTVPISPDTILWFEFLLNPSLLQQHLSKPSPDPSATDLIIKFMTINSEQKENEVKIVDTEMNDTKPNTAVKWSHRNLALKILSLKVAAHLKWDLDILEKKLPLPIQLTLLQDLLYITSDLTVEIPTIPEFVMHPISDQLLFTIVLYHRWHIRAILYRALNNKQSKQQFLHIPGIQESTYVPPGVVDDIIRKLETQVSNSITVLNNVLESKDINPKMLSFDTFQMLSEDSTEIKQNWENMYSINLEEFKCQIHYDLARFHLLKEEYQEAKRHIIQAKELFYNFDNSEGKLYCKVQKEYLDGCSLACEVPIEGVTSSLTQQLQASIKDQYTNILQILQADNITREIPQVYRDNLELDVQGGSVNRKVVVSRDLLLQIQCLNLVRKIVDGSIILGDYITEIQAAGSKGMDVFLSALGNVLEQATDIDKERISRYLLYFVHTTNIYRFASKILSDPLYMTLFNEKELEEIRKSATVEELEIPDLLLKNDWGIPLITYTQSSRIEIFELEQRLIQSYDTNEINEILIHLDGKHRMKPLWNVNSCWELPIPLQSVVMSLPRGFLQDYSYVLLAKSRELVMSKDFEGAIEILNVLEKEVQQHSQSGNTLIFKLCKLVNWECLLVEIWRCLHLWPATGICDTQSLVTRCKQCLGALQATDQVIPRQEIIEYCTVFLLNMTEWDYLTSLEKRWSYSEFAAAISSVCQDIVKYKGGRKFPREAWDMVLTAFGPSRDQPQKRSNSGNSGTSTGSASRDVIASIGGTLSRLREPMVLTVVISLLARLRNVLRDESGLELHTQYLPLWPAGVPNANSYNIRSIGELLFQLLTQALKYYPSNVPWLRLMGDLNFVLGYYESAIKYYLEAIMVASDLFSQPVPRSQIDDLVYRRMIKCCAHLQCYTQAAVLCQFLEEVDYTLAFKMAASDQKSCAPADAMDAYYHCIWDTTILEYLIHLHTKRGEHHRKQLAIKVIGLLELNSNNNEEIQREAANIRKAKFLRALAKQYVY; encoded by the exons ATGATGGATGTGGATTTATTGAGACCAGGCACTGTGCCTATATCTCCTGATACAATTCTTTggtttgaatttttattaaatccatCTTTATTACAACAACATTTATCCAAACCTTCTCCCG ATCCTTCAGCGACGGATTTAATAATCAAGTTTATGACAATAAATTCAGAACAAAAGGAAAATGAAGTGAAAATTGTTGATACAGAAATGAATGATACAAAACCTAACACCGCAGTTAAATGGAGTCACAGAAATCTTGCtttgaaaattctttctttGAAAGTAGCGGCTCATTTAAAATGGGATTTGGatatattagaaaaaaaatTACCATTACCAATACAGTTAACGCTACTCCAAGACCTTCTTTATATAACATCAGATTTAACAGTTGAAATACCAACTATACCTGAATTTGTAATGCATCCAATTTCTGATCAACTACTATTTACAATTGTTTTATACCATAGATGGCATATAAGAGCAATTCTTTATAGAGCCTTAAATAACAAACAGTCAAAGCAACAATTTCTTCATAT TCCAGGTATACAAGAATCAACCTATGTACCACCTGGGGTAGTAGATgacataattagaaaattagaaactcAAGTGTCTAATAGTATAACCGTCCTAAATAATGTTCTTGAAAGTAAAGATATAAATCCAAAAATGTTATCCTTTGATACTTTCCAAATGCTATCTGAAGATAGCACAGAGATTAAACAAAATTGGGAGAATATGTATTCTataaatttagaagaatttaaATGTCAG ATACATTACGATTTGGCAAGATTTCATTTGTTAAAAGAAGAATACCAAGAAGCAAAGCGTCACATTATACAAGCCaaagaattattttacaatttcgatAATTCAGAAGGGAAGTTATATTGTAAAGTtcaaaaagaatatttagaTGGTTGTTCCTTAGCATGTGAAGTACCTATAGAAGGAGTTACTTCCAGTCTTACCCAACAATTGCAAGCATCAATTAAAGATCAATATACT AACATATTGCAAATTCTACAAGCAGATAATATTACAAGAGAAATTCCTCAAGTTTATAGAGATAATTTGGAACTTGATGTACAAGGAGGATCTGTTAATAGAAAAGTTGTAGTATCTCGCGATCTTTTGCTCCAAATTCAATGTTTAAATTTAGTTAGAAAAATTGTAGATGGTAGTATAATTCTTGGTGATTATATAACAGAAATACAAGCAGCTGGTAGCAAAGGAATGGATGTATTTCTTTCG GCTCTTGGAAATGTTTTGGAACAAGCTACTGATATAGACAAAGAACGTATTTCTCGCTATCTTCTTTATTTCGTACATACCACTAATATTTATAGGTTTGCTTCTAAAATACTCAGTGATCCATTGTATATGACATTATTTAACGAGAAAGAATTAGAAGAAATCAGAAAATCGGCCACTGTTGAAGAACTTGAAATACCggatttattattgaaaaatgaTTGGGGTATTCCGCTAATAACATATACTC AAAGCTCAAGGatagaaatatttgaattagaacaAAGATTAATACAGTCATATGATACTAATGAAATTAACgaaatattaatacatttagATGGTAAACATCGAATGAAACCATTATGGAATGTAAATAGTTGTTGGGAACTACCAATACCATTACAAAGTGTTGTAATGTCTCTTCCCAGAGGATTCCTTCAAGATTATTCATATGTATTGTTAGCAAAAAGTAGGGAATTAGTAATGTCTAAAGATTTTGAAGGGGCAATTGAGATATTAAATGTATTGGAGAAAGAAGTGCAGCAACATTCACAAAGTggaaatacattaatatttaaattgtgtAAATTAGTAAACTGGGAATGCCTTCTTGTAGAAATTTGGAGATGTCTTCACTTATGGCCAGCAACgggtatat GTGATACGCAAAGTTTAGTCACAAGATGTAAACAATGTCTTGGAGCATTACAAGCAACAGATCAAGTTATACCAAGACaagaaattattgaatattgcactgtttttcttttaaatatgaCTGAGTGGGATTATTTAACAAGTTTAGAGAAACGTTGGAGTTACTCAGAGTTTGCAGCAGCCATCAGTAGCGTTTGTCAAGATATTGTTAAATACAAAGGTGGAAGGAAATTTCCAAGAGAAGCATGGGATATGG tattgACTGCCTTTGGACCGAGTAGAGATCAACCACAGAAACGAAGCAACAGTGGTAATAGTGGAACAAGTACTGGTAGTGCTTCAAGAGATGTTATTGCTAGCATTGGAGGTACACTTAGTAGATTACGCGAACCTATGGTTCTTACTGTTGTTATTTCATTATTAGCACGTTTGCGAAATGTTTTACGTGATGAATCTGGTCTTGAATTACATACACAATATCTTCCTCTTTGGCCTGCTGGTGTACCAAA CGCTAATTCCTATAATATTAGAAGTATTGGAGAATTGTTGTTTCAATTACTAACACAAGCTTTGAAATATTATCCAAGTAATGTTCCTTGGTTGAGATTGATGGGAGACCTTAATTTTG ttttaggatACTATGAAAgtgcaataaaatattatttagaagCTATTATGGTAGCCAGTGATTTGTTCAGTCAACCAGTACCAAGATCACAGATTGATGATCTCGTTTATAGGCGTATGATTAAATGTTGTGCTCATTTACAATGTTATACCCAGGCTGCTGTACTGTGTCAATTTTTGGAGGAAGTAGACTATACTTTAGCTTTTAAAATGGCAGCCAGCGATCAAAAAAGTTGCGCACCAGCAGATGCTATGGATGCGTATTATCATTGTATTTGGGATACTACAATACTTGAGTATCTCATTCATTTACATACAAAACGTGGTGAACATCATAGAAAACAATTAGCg attaaGGTAATTGGTTTATTGGAATTGAACTCTAATAATAATGAAGAAATACAAAGGGAAGCAGCGAACATTCGGAAAGCAAAATTTTTAAGAGCATTAGCAAAACAgtatgtttattaa
- the LOC100651637 gene encoding protein phosphatase 1 regulatory subunit 42 produces MVRLTAEYIERKCSQMQLSKSLSKKVKKDELYSLTHLRMNNMFISSIGNFVNYRNLKVIYLQNNNISKIENLHFASNLTHLYLQHNKISKIENLNFFEKLQTLYLGYNKILVVEGLECLKNLTILQVENQKLSVGESLCFDPRSILTLSGCLKVLNISGNKMASLKSIKELHKLEVLDATNNFIDDINDLTESISVLTSLIDLSLQGNPVTQYYRCKENLIANNDTIKTLDGKMVTDVYKCFMKRFKINKHLYHTKKLLNTTLDEDITSSLNLPPSLKESISRAIFQYPDAKLSTTSAMNKTQSYIFPSWKIGTNIIKNGHVTTKPFRSNVIKTKNFPSVQPLLNSEIIKLPPI; encoded by the exons aTGGTGAGATTAACAGCTGAATATATCGAGAGAAAATGTTCACAAATGCAATTAAGTAAATCTCTTAGCAAGAAAGTAAAAAAGGACGAATTATATAGTCTAACTCATTTACGTATGAACAATATGTTTATCAGTAGCATC ggtaattttgttaattatagaaatcttaaagtaatatatttacaaaataataatatttcgaaaatagaaaatttgcaCTTTGCATCTAACTTGACGCATTTATATTTGCAACATaacaaaataagtaaaatagaaaatttaaatttttttgaGAAGTTGCAAACACTTTATTtaggatataataaaatactggTAGTGGAAGGTCTTGAATGCTTAAAAAATTTAACTATTTTGCAAGTAGAAAATCAAAAATTATCTGTTGGAGAATCATTATGCTTTGATCCACGGAGTATACTCACTTTATCT GGTTGTCTGAAAGTACTCAACATTTCGGGTAATAAAATGGCATCTTTAAAAAGCATTAAAGAATTGCATAAATTAGAAGTTTTAGACGccacaaataattttattgatgATATCAACGATTTAACAGAAAGTATAAGTGTTTTGACTTCTTTAATAGATCTATCTTTACAAGGCAATCCTGTAACTCAATATTATAGGTGCAAAGAAAATCTTATCGCAAATAATGACACAATAA AAACTCTTGACGGAAAAATGGTTACAGATGTATATAAATGTTTCATGAAAagatttaagataaataaacatCTTTATCAcacaaagaaattattgaatacGACACTAGATGAAGATATTACAA GTTCGTTAAATTTACCGCCTTCATTAAAAGAATCAATATCCAGAGCGATATTTCAATATCCTGATGCAAAATTGTCTACTACATCTGCGATGAATAAAACACAATCATATATATTTCCATCATGGAAAATAG gtacaaatattataaagaatgGTCATGTTACCACAAAACCATTTCGGAGTAATGTAATTAAGACTAAGAACTTTCCTAGTGTACAACCTTTGTTAAAcagtgaaattattaaattgccACCTATTTGA